A genomic window from Thermodesulfobacteriota bacterium includes:
- a CDS encoding cytochrome c biogenesis protein CcdA codes for MNSGVAQEISLLIALGAGVFTFFSPCVLPLIPSYISFITGCSVNELLGEKVQRTRGEYFRNILLETILFIIGFGLVFTALGASATYLGTFLFNNKKTIEVAGGLIVIAFGIHLTGIFKIKYLEYEKRFHLKYKPTNLFGSLVVGVAFAIGWTPCIGPILGGMLTYAAMQDTVYQGTYLLGMYSLGLGIPFIITGLCISAFFSFFQKVVKYSRAISIASGSLLIVAGILIMTNNLNIIQSIFGD; via the coding sequence ATGAATTCAGGAGTGGCTCAAGAGATATCATTACTCATTGCACTGGGTGCAGGGGTATTTACATTTTTTTCTCCCTGTGTGTTACCCCTTATCCCCTCTTATATTTCTTTCATAACAGGATGCTCTGTCAATGAGCTCCTGGGTGAAAAGGTACAAAGGACGAGGGGAGAGTACTTTAGGAATATACTTTTGGAAACAATACTTTTTATCATAGGCTTTGGATTGGTTTTTACAGCTCTGGGAGCATCGGCAACTTATCTTGGGACTTTCCTCTTTAACAACAAAAAGACAATTGAGGTAGCCGGGGGTCTGATCGTTATTGCTTTTGGTATACACTTAACCGGAATCTTTAAAATAAAGTACCTGGAATATGAAAAGAGATTCCACCTGAAGTATAAACCCACAAATCTCTTCGGTTCGCTGGTTGTGGGGGTAGCATTTGCTATTGGGTGGACACCCTGTATAGGCCCCATATTAGGAGGAATGTTAACATACGCTGCAATGCAGGATACAGTTTATCAAGGGACATATCTCTTGGGTATGTATTCCCTTGGATTAGGTATCCCTTTTATTATTACAGGCCTGTGTATAAGTGCATTTTTCAGTTTCTTTCAAAAAGTGGTGAAGTATTCAAGAGCCATATCTATAGCAAGTGGTTCATTGCTTATTGTAGCTGGTATCCTTATCATGACCAATAACCTCAATATAATCCAGTCTATCTTTGGAGACTAA